The DNA sequence ggtcgttttgattttactctaTCGTACCGCCCGGACTCCAAGAACATCAAGCCTGATGCCCTTTCTCGTATTTTTGGTCCGTCCGAatgcccgtccactcccgagtgtatttttcctgagacattagtggtctccactctgacatgggaggtcgagtcgaaggtcctaacggccttagaaggggtaacgcctccgcccgcgtgcccaccgaaccgtttatttgtgccggatgAGTTAAAGTCCTGCGTCATTACGTGGGGTAATTGCTCTAACAtagcttgccatccaggggttaatcGAACCAGATGTTTGGTCAAGCAACGGTTCTGGTGGCGAGGTATGGCTCACGACATccgcaattttgttttggcttgctcggtttgcgccactggtaagacttccaaccgTCCTCATATCTGaaagacatcactggacccttgctggatcctctttaGTTTGTGTACAGAGCAAATAGGTTTGTGGATGATCCAGTCATCATACCTGCATTATATTCTGCAATATTTCATTAGACCTGGGACTTATGGCCCATAATACACTTTGAGTGTGATCTCACCTgacaaaaggctttttttttttctcgcctACTCCTTCATATCTTCTCACAAGTTTGGAGACTAATATTGaactattaatatatattcaaacgcACATTTCAAATATTATTGTCAAATATTGAATTAGGCTTATGTTTTTTCGATAGGCTTGTCTTATCTCATTCTCCTTCATTTGAATGTTATTTAATGTGTCAAGTCCTCAGATCAAACAACGACATCCTGTGTCAATCCTTGTGACTTATACACACTTGACATGGTGTAAAAGTATAAAAGCAGGGCTCTTTCTGGAACTTCACAAAATCATCTTCTGAGATTCTGAAGGCAACGATCTGAAAACCACAGTAAGTTTTTTGCTTACAGACCTACTGAAAAACTTTACTTCTTAAAGTATTTATGTCTTTAAATTAGATTGAGAATCCAGAGTATGCAGTATTTGAATGCAGACATTTCATTTTCCTGCTTATTCATTTTCAGGTTTATCATGGCAATGCTGAGAAATCTTCTggttcttttttttgtgttctcCATGGGGAATGCAGAAGGTaaccaaaacatttatttgtacaaaCCCTTGTTTATCCATTTTAAAAGCTTGTTCTGCCAAACCTTTGATATTTTGTAGCCTTTTGGAGATGAATAGCAGGAAATAGGATATTCCACTGACTAATATTTCATAACATATAATTGATATACAGTTGATATAGTTGAAAAATGCCCCTTTGGATGGACCAATTTTGGAGTCCAATGCTACAAGTTCTTCTCTCAGTCGGTTAACTGGGTCACAGCAGAGGtaaagtgttagttaagatgatttttattatttttaaagtaaaaaatttttttctgcAATTAAATTTGACAGAAAACTAATACTGAGTAAATAATCAATCAGACCAGACTGATTAGAAGATTAGATTTTGCATTGACAATAAAAATGTGTCTCTTTAGAGAAACTGCCAAAGTCAGGATGCCAATCTCGCATCTGTGCACAGTAAAGCAGAAAACGATTTTCTGCTGAGTCTGTTGCCTACTGCTGCCACACGTTGTTGGGTTGGTATTCAAGATGGAGTACAAGTAAGTGAAACTGTGTGGCCTACAGTTTGTTTGTCTAGACTGATATCTCAAAAGTTTCTAATGAATATGGTTTGACTTCTTCAGAGCCAAGctaaatttcctttttttgtggAGTCTGAGTACATTGGTGAACTCTTATAATAACTGTCTTGGCTCTTTAGGAAGGACAGTGGTTGTGGAGTGATGGAACTCCATTTGACTTTACCAACTGGGGCTCTGGAGAACCTAACAATCTGGGTACTGAGAATTGCGGGGAGCTCAACTGGAGCTGTAAGAATGcagtgttttgtttcttttttacttataattctatattttctatattttcataTCATACAATAACACAATGGCTCATTTGTCAAAAATGCCTTAAGTTGAACatactgttttattttgtttctaccACACTATAATGATCAGAATAACTTATTTAATTTCCTGTTTCCACCCCACAGCTAGCCGTTGGAATGATGCATCCTGTTCAACTTCACTGGGCTATATTTGTGCTAAAGACCTGTGAGATCTACAATCATCCTGCTCCACAGTTACTTGATTGTTTTACATTAACATGCtctatcttatcttatcttatctttgCAAAAATGGTTATTCTCTGCAAATTGGTCTTCTAATCAATAAAAAAGCATTGGAAAATATTTTGTGTTGTGAAGTCAAATTACGTACAACATTGTGTAGCTAGATTTAAGAATATGGGTATTATAATGGCATTGTAGGCTTCAAGAGGGTGTCTCTAGTATACTCTTAGGGGGGAAAGATACAGTGGGGTACTGTACGCCCATGGGTTTCTATATAAAGAGAAATGTCTTAAATGATTGTATAGTACTTTCATGTTTAAACTGTACAAACATATAGAGTGGGTATATGTTTATATGCCAATTATATAAAAAGATTATAAAAGAATCACATTTTGCTGCTTTGCATCCTGAAATGAAtatggacacagtttttgttttatccaactGTAtctactcagtgcaacttataacatccaagtgaaagagaATGCcaacatgacagaaaaaaaaaaaaagaataataataataataaataaaaaatcagaatcactgaGCTGGAAAAGGACCACACCCctgcattattattttgttaaatcacCTTCTGCTTTAAGCCTTTAGTCCGATGGGATATGTATAGCTTTGCACATACAGATTCAGCACTATTTACATTTAGGCTTCATTTAgccattttgcagacgcttttatccaaagcgacatacaattgggggatacataaagcgattcttcttgaACAAGCAAACGGACACAGGATGTGCTTGTAAAACCAAGTTTTatacattgttcaaataagtacaagctagacaAATAAGGAATAAATACAGAGAgagtgtactgtttttttttttttgtgtgtgtgttaatatcgACCCGAGAAGTGACTGAGCCCTCTTAAGAAAGTTAACTAGTCGCAAGTTTGAGGTAAAATGCACTGCTTGGTTGTGGTTGTCGATGTCAAAACACTATATAAGCTGTGATTCagatattaaataatgttatgtcCTTTTGTCAGGCTATTAGGGTAAATTTAGTATAGGGTGTGAAAATTGTACAGCTGTGGTATTTGTATAGGGTGTGAATTCTGTATAGAAGATGTAATTAAAACTAACccttaaactaataaaaactaaactaaaactaagcaTTTTAACTAAGCCCTATTATAGTGGGGTAATTCGCACTCTATTGTACCTTATGTGCATGTGCAATAACAATAAAGTCTAATCTAATCTTATCTAATCTGATTGAGTTTACATGTCATTTTAAGaagggggtgatcctttttccaactcagtgattccgtttttgtatttttatttttattttttatgacatgtttgtgtTGTATCTTTCACTATAGTAAATAaggctggataaaacaaaaactgtgtgcaTCAACATTTCAGGATACAAAGCTACAAAATGTGATTCTTTTAAAGGAgaggtgattcttttctatacccactctgtgtgtgtgtgtgtgtgtgtgtgcgcgtgtataCATGTTTtcgtaataaaattaataaataaaacaaataaaataaattattctttgATGAACCATGTACTTGCATGTAatatatattgctttttttttaaatacacctCTATTATCATGAGCTTATTGACACTGCAGAATCAAGACTAATTTGTGACAACAAACTGAATTAAACACTACTCCATTAAATATTTGaacattaaataattgtttttttaatcatcattattattactaatgaatatatttttaaaacacttacAGATTTTGATTACTGATCATCAGACTTTATCCATATACTCTTCACATAGAACATTGTTTGCACAGAAGCAATTTAAACCCATATTGACTTAAACAGTTTGAGTACGAGAGTAAATATTTTCACAACGCGCTCTAAACTGACACACCTGTCAACCCAACCTTCTCAAGTGTCtatctaaatacatttaaaaaattaattattttaataactgaTCAAAGAATACTTGAACCAAATTCTTAAACAGGCACTGTTCACTGGATTTTCTAATAAGGTCATTGATCATTACTAAATTCATAATCAGAATTtagatcaaaatatattttgcagcGGTTTTGACTAATCAAATCTGTCAAATATCCTGTCAAATTGTATAAATATGAAAACCCATAAGGCCttacataattaaatataacCACACTTTTCTAATTAGTTGTAAAgatttattattgtaaatgtgTAGTACGGTGATATACTTAAtttaaatccttttaacaatTTCCAGTTTGGATAGGTGATTATAATAAAAGGAAAGgtaaaagacataaaaaagctCTTTCAGCAGATTTGTATGAGGtcgttatcatcatcatcatcatcatcatcaaccaAACACTGTTCGCCTGACAGTCTGCAACTCATATAATTTTCCATTAAATCGCATAATATCTGTCTAAAAGTATTGTTGATGTACTTAGTGATTTCATCCTATGCTGGAAGATTATGTATTATGCATTTTTcaacaaaacatttgtatttCTGTGACTCTAATAAAGTCTGTGCTTCATATAGAATGCTATACTGTAGCATTCTAGG is a window from the Carassius gibelio isolate Cgi1373 ecotype wild population from Czech Republic chromosome A9, carGib1.2-hapl.c, whole genome shotgun sequence genome containing:
- the LOC128019940 gene encoding galactose-specific lectin nattectin-like, with the translated sequence MAMLRNLLVLFFVFSMGNAEVDIVEKCPFGWTNFGVQCYKFFSQSVNWVTAERNCQSQDANLASVHSKAENDFLLSLLPTAATRCWVGIQDGVQEGQWLWSDGTPFDFTNWGSGEPNNLGTENCGELNWSSSRWNDASCSTSLGYICAKDL